One window of the Pararge aegeria chromosome 22, ilParAegt1.1, whole genome shotgun sequence genome contains the following:
- the LOC120633637 gene encoding uncharacterized protein LOC120633637, producing MSLPIETTSTTCLSTKNNFDLRWIEQIILELADAFDIQVVWDRETTILTGTLALVGVAVGGYAGGRMGAALGAGIGGAAGFGVSTMVSLSKIWETVKEKLAELSYIVLNYLRRLDPVDYVRAASILMACMNSKRELVMTILDFVAHKLGREVVSSITAA from the exons ATGTCCTTGCCTATTGAAACGACATCGACAACTTGTTTGTCGacaaaaaataactttgatTTAAGATGGATTGAGCAAATTATACTGGAATTAG CCGACGCATTTGACATACAAGTGGTATGGGACAGGGAGACAACTATATTGACAGGCACTCTTGCCCTCGTGGGAGTTGCAGTGGGTGGATATGCTGGAGGGCGTATGGGTGCTGCATTGGGAGCCGGCATTGGCGGAGCGGCTGGGTTCGGTGTATCAA CGATGGTGTCTCTTAGTAAAATCTGGGAGACTGTGAAAGAGAAACTGGCGGAGCTTTCATACATTGTGCTCAACTACCTGAGGAGACTGGACCCCGTGGACTACGTGCGTGCAGCCAGCATCCTCATGGCATGCATGAACAGCAAGCGTGAGCTCGTCATGACGATATTAGACTTCGTAGCTCATAAACTGGGGCGGGAAGTTGTGTCGAGTATTACCGCGGCGTAG